From the genome of Pseudarthrobacter sp. NIBRBAC000502772:
TATTGTCGTAACATGCACCCCGTGACGCAAAGGCTTGCCCCGGTCGACGAGGCGAACCTGGTGCTCGATCACGTCGGCCAGGTCAACGTGTTCCTCGTCGCCGGTCTGCTCGCGCCGGGCGGTTTCCTGGCTCCGGATGGCACCACGGATATGGCCGAGCTGCGGGCGGCTCTCCGCGAGCGGATCGCGGCGCTGCCGGCGCTGTGCAGAAGAGCTGTCCTGGTGGGTCGTCGACACCACTGGATCGACACCGCGCCCGACCTCGAGCACCACATCCGCCTCGTGGAGCCCGTCGATGGTCTTGCGGGTCTCGAGCACAAATGCGCCGAGCTCATGAGTCAGCCGCTCGGGTTGGATCGTCCGCTGTGGGAGATCCTGGTGGTGCCGAGTGCGACGGCGGGAGAGCTCGGAGTCGTGCTGCGCATCCATCATGCGGTCGCCGACGGGATGGCGGCGGTGGCGATCGTGCAGCAGCTCTTCGATGCGGGGGAGCCGCGGGAGGCACCGGCGATGGCACGCCGTGTGCGGGTGCTGACGGAGGCGCCGAGTCGAACGCTGTGGCAGACCGTGCGTCGGTTGCGTGTCGGTCTGCACCGCATCCGCAAGACATTGCGGGGTCGTGACATCGGCGCCACGGTGCTGCTGGGTGAACGCAGCGCGCACCGCGGGGTCGTCTTTCTGCGTACCGACATCGAGGCGCTCGAGACAGCGGTGCGCACGCAGGGTGCCACGGTGAACGATGCCCTGCTCGCTGCTGCGGCGTCCGGCTTCCGAGCCGCCCTGACGGCAGCCGGTGAGCCGATTCCCGCCCGGCTGATGGTATCGGTGCCGGTGGCGCTGCGGCGACGCGGGACCGCGGGGAACCAAGTGGGGGTCATGCTCGTGGGGCTGCCGCTCCGCGAGCCCGACCCCGGTGAGCGCTTGCGGCTCATCGCCGCGCAGACCCGCGAGGAGAAGGCCCGGGCGAGGGACCAGGGCACGCTCGAGTTCATGCGCGGCCCGATCGGCGCGCGCATCCTGGACCGCGTTGCTCGGCGGCAGCATCTCGTCGCCGGGATCGTCACCAACGTGCCGGGCCCCGAAGGCGCTTTCCGCCTCGCGGGGGCTCCGGTCGTCTCGCTCTGGCCGGTTGGGGTGCTCGCCGGCAACGTACGGTTCGGTGTCGCGGCTGTCTCGTACACCGGCAACCTGTTCTGCGGCATCCACTTCGACGCGACGAATGTGCCGGGCGCCGCGTTCGCGCGCGCCATGGGCGAGGAGATGGCGCGCCTCGGTGCGTGAGCCTCAGTGGTGGGATAGGAGTCTCGCGAGCTCCGCTCCCCAGCGTCGCGCGCGTTCCAGTTCCCCGTCGGCGACCGGCCCTGCATAACCGTGCACGCCGAACGTCTCGGGCTTCGCGACCGGCCGGAATCCCAGCCCGACAAGCCGTTTCATCGCCTTCTTCGCCGCCGACCCCGGGAGCCGAGGACTGACGACCCGCGTATCGAACGTCGCCACGGGAACTGCGCGACCCGGCGAGGTGTGCGCTTCGATCCACTCGCGGATGCCTCGTGCCGGGACGTGCTCGGCACCCTGTTGCTTCGCCGACTCGCGTGTCGACCCGGTCGACATGGAGAACGCGTGGGTCGGTCCGCCGACCACGAGAAGATCAACGTCGGAGTCCAGCGCGCTCGGCGCCGACGCCGCGTCCACTACGTCAGTGCGTTCGCCACCGATTCCGGCGGCGATCTCACGCGCGAGCTGCTCCGTGTTTCCCCAGAGCGATTCGAAGACTACTACTGCACGCATGATGCTCCTCCCTCTCCTTTGCCGACAGTGTAGTGCCGCCCACGCCACGGCGCACCCCGAAAGGCGCGTTCCACAGAGTCCGGTATGGTCACGACCAGACAATGCCACATCGCGAAACGGAGAGATCGGAAGAGATGCCAGCCCGTCGTCGCCGGTCTGGAACGACATCGACGAGATCGAGGACAAGCTGTTCGGCGCCGGCCCGGACGTGGCCCGCGCATCAGGACATCGATCTTCGAGCAGAACCGGCAACTATCACCATTTCCGGAAGTGTAGTCATGGAAAAGGGCCGCGGCGCCTACCGGCAAGACCGTCCGAAGACCAGAGCCGGCTTCTCCACCATGAAGGTGCCTCCATTTGCCGCGCAAACCCTCCGACGCAGGCATGCAGCCGAGCAGCCCAGGCCCGAAGACATGTTGTTCCCGTCCTCCACAGGAACCGTTCGCAGCCCACATAACTTCCGCAGGCAATGGCGGGACTCCCGCGCTGGATCCCCTATGAATGGGTAACCCTGCATGTCTTCGGTAAATCCGTTGCCACTCTCATCGACAAGGAATACAGTTCCACACAAGCTGCCGCCCAGTTGAGTCATTCCGGAACCGCAGTCACGGAGAAGCATTAGATCGCAACGGCAACCGAATCGCCGGATCTCACTGAGGCACTCCAAGAGTCTGGCAAAGAGCCACCGCCTCATCCGGAACGAAAGTCCGTGTGAACGCTGGAACTCTTCCCAAAGCGTGTGGTTTCCGTGTGGTTGGCCCGAAAACTGGCAAGAGAAAAGCCCTCCAACCCAACGTTTCCGCAGGTCAGAAGGCTTTTGCAGTGGAGCTAAGGAGATTCGAACTCCTGACCTCTTCGATGCGAACGAAGCGCTCTACCAACTGAGCTATAGCCCCGGAACAGTCCGTGTCCCCGGGAAGGAACGGCGGTACCGGTGACCTTAGGCTACAAATTTTCGTCCCGCATTGCGAATTGACACTCCGCGCCCGGACTAATGGGCGGTTGGGTCTGCTCCGGGCGAACCCGGTCGGGTATCAGGCGCGGCGGCGCTGCAGGACGTCGTCGAGGTTGCTTAGGGCGCTCTGCGCCTTGGTGAGGGGCTTGGCGGCGGGCGCGCCGGGCGTGGTTGCGGGAGCGCCCTGCTTCAGGGACGGTTTACCGACGGCTTTGGGTGCCTCGGGAAGGTCAAGCGGCTGGGGCGCCGGACGCTCGGCCTTGGCGGCCTCAACGTACACCGGCTTTGGCACGTCCACCGGTTCCCAGGTTGTGACGGCCGGCGCCAGCGAAGCGGCGGCGGCGCTGGCATCTCCGGCGGCTACCGCAACAGCCAGTGCGGCTTCCCGGAGCTCCATCGCGGTAAGGGGCTTTGGCTTCGGCTTGGCCTGGTGGGCCTCGGCATCAAAGAGACGGTTTTCCGGCCGGGCGGCGGGACGCACTGCGGTGTCTGCGGCCGCCGCTCCCTGACGCCGGGCGGGGGCGCTCATCGCTGAGCGGAAAGCTGCGTTCACTTTGGCTTTGCGGTCACGCACAGCCAGGAAACGCAGCAGGAAGACGGCTGCAATGGTGGTGGCAAGGCCCGTGACCGGCGGCAGCGCGCTGCCGATTCCGAACGGCAGGAGAACACCCGAAACAAACGCGGTCAGCAACGCCAGGACACCAACGAGGGCGATCCCTGTCCTGCCATAGCGGATCCGGAACGCGCCGCGCGTCGTCGCGTTGCCGGACGTTTCCGTGGCGGTTTCGGGGCTCTTCCTGATCTCCATGGCTTTCTCCTGCTGGGCGGCGATGTTCAATACCGTCCCGGCTCTCGGGTCCGATGATTCAATGGCTGGTACTTCCGCCAGGAAGTCACCAGCGGCCTGGGCCTGGTGCCGGCGGTTCCGCAGAACGTAGGGCGCAACCCATACGATCCAGAGCACAACGGCAACCACAAGGATCACTGAGCTGCTTAGGGGGAAGTCCACAATCAAAACCGTATGAGCATTAGGGCAGCCGCCCCCGCATTAGCAACGGTGTGTCGCCGGCAACGTGGCAATTCACTGGATTTATGACCGTGGAAGTGCCCATGCAGGGTTCAGGTCCGGCGGGTCAGGACCGGGACGCGAGCCATGGGGCGAGCAGCCCCTCCGGGACCTCGTCAGCGGTCAGCGCGAAGGTCCTGTGGTCCGCCCACTCCCCGTTGATGTGAAGGAAGCGCGGACGGTAGCCTTCGTCACGGAATCCCAGCTTCTCAACCACGCGCAGGCTGGGGCCATTCTCGGGCCGGATGTTGATCTCCATGCGGTGCAGGCCGAGGGTCTGGAAGCAATGGTCTGTAGCCATGGCCACCGCCGTGGGTGCGATGCCGTGACCCGCGCGCGCCTGGTCAACCCAGTACCCCAGCGTGGCCATCATGGCCGAACCCCACACAATCGAGGACACGGTCAGCTGGCCAACAATGACCGGGGCAGCCAACCTGGGTGTGCGCTCAGTGATGAGGAACGGCAGGGCCGTCCCCTGGGCGGCCTGGATTTTCAAGGACCGCACCATCTGCCGGTAGTCAGGCAGCGCACCGCCTGGTGCCGGGTTGGATGCTTCCCAGGGCGCCAGCCACTCGCTGTTGCGCCCACGGACCTCGGTCCATTCCTTCTTGTCCCGGTACCGGATGGGGCGCAGGATCAGGTCGCCGCATTCGAGTGTCACGGGCCAGATGGATCCGGGGCGCACGGCAGTTATTTAGCGAGGCCGGCCGCGAAGCCCGGCAGCCACTCCCGCAGCCCGGGGCCAAGGTCGTCGCTGTCGATGGCGAGCTGGACGCAGGCCTTGAGGTAGCTGAGCTTGTCACCGGTGTCGTAGCGGCGGCCGCGGAAGACCACGCCGTAAACCCCGTAGCCATCACCATCGCCGGCTGCCAGCTCCTGCAGGGCATCGGTCAGCTGGATTTCCCCGCCCCGGCCCGGGCCGGTGTGCTCGAGCACGTCAAAAACTGCCGGGTGGAGCACGTAGCGGCCAATGACTGCCAGGTTTGAGGGCGCCTCATCCACGCTGGGCTTTTCGACGAGCTTGTTGATCCTGACGTAGCCTTCACCGTCGATCTCCTGCACATCGGCGCAACCATAGGCACTGATCTGGGAGGGTTCCACCTCGATGAGGGCCACCACGGATCCGCCGGTCTTGGACTGGACTTCGATCATGGTGCTGAGGAGTTCGTCCCGGGCATCGATCAGGTCATCGCCGAGGAGGACGGCAAACGGTTCGTTGCCGACGTGCTGCTTTGCACGCAGTACCGCGTGGCCCAGGCCGTTGGGGTCACCCTGGCGGACGTAGTGGATGTCACCGAGGTTGCTGGCTGCCTGGATGGACTCAAGTTTGGCCAGGTCGCCCTTGGCTTCCAGCGTGTCCTCCAACGAAGGAACCCTGTCGAAGTGGTCCTCCAGGGCACGCTTATTGCGTCCCGTGATCATCAGGATGTCGTTAAGGCCAACGTTGACAGCCTCTTCAACCACGTACTGGATGGCAGGCTTGTCCACCACCGGGAGCATTTCCTTGGGCATGGCTTTTGTGGCCGGCAGGAACCTGGTGCCGAGGCCGGCAGCTGGAATAACGGCCTTGCGTACTGTCTGCTGAGTGGTAGTCACTGGACTAATCTAACGGAGGGGCTGACCATTCAGTAATTGGTGGTGGCTCCTGAGCCAGCGCGGCGCAGACGCTGCAACGGCCACCCGAACGGCAACGAAGGAGCGGCATGCCCCAAGGCAGCAGTGAAGCCAAGGCGGACATCCGCGCACAGCATCGTGCGCGCCGCGCCGCGACGGACCCCACGCAACGCGACGCAGTAGGCGCCGCCCTGGCGGTCCACGGCACTGCTTGGGCTGAACAGCTCACCGGTGGGACGCCGTCGACCTTTTGCGCCTATCTGGGCGTGGCCCCGGAGCCGCCCACGCTGCCCCTGATCATCGAACTCCACCGGCATGGCCACAGGGTCCTGCTCCCTGTCTGCGAGCCCGGCCGCCGGCTGAGCTGGACCTACTGGACTCCCGGCGTCGAGTTTGTCCGCAGCCGCTACGCCCCCGTGCTGGAACCGGCCGGACCGCGCCATGGCCTCGGCATCATGGCCTCCGTTGCTGCACTCTTCGTCCCCGCTACGGCCGTGGACAAGGACGGCAACCGCATAGGCCAGGGCGGCGGCTACTACGACGTCCTGTTGGGCTCCCTCGCCGGGAACGGCCTTGAGATCCCGTTTGCGGCCATCGTCTTCGATTCCGAACTGCTCCCGGCCGGAAGCATTCCCGCCGAAGACTTTGACCGGAGGGTTCCGGCCGCGCTCACGCCCTCAGGTTTGATCCGGCTGCCGGACCCGGCCTGACGGAAGGCTGCCTACCGGGGGTGATAGAATTGGCACTCAGGCCCTACGACTGCTAATGGACGGTTTCCGCTCAGCGCAGCACAGGACCTCTCGTTTGCCCCCGAGGAGGATCACCAGTGCCCACTTATGCTTACGCCTGCAAGGATTGCGGCCACGCCTTCGACGTTTTCCAGTCGTTTACCGACAGCACCCTGACTTCATGCCCGGAGTGCCAGGGCGCCTTGCGCAAGAAGTTCAACAGCGTGGGCGTGGTCTTCAAGGGCTCCGGTTTCTACCGGACCGACTCCCGGGATGCCAAGGGAAGCACCGTTTCGGCTGCCCCCTCCGCCCCCGCGGCCGCACCGGCGCCGGCACCTGCCACGGTTGCCGCTGCCGCCAGCTGACCTCCCGCCAAAAAAGACGTACGACGTCGGCAGCACGGTTTTCCACATAGCCACCTTTGCTTCTGTCGGGCTCGGTTGCCGGAACGTAGCGTGGTTCCCATGCCCGCTACCCTCTTTCGTTCCAGCCGTGGATCCGCCCCGCCGGGACGCCCTGCCCGCCGTCCGCTCCCGTCAGCACGACCCCGGGGCGCGGGTGGCCACAGGCTGTTGTCCTGGCTGGGCCGGAACCGGCGCCTCGCAATAGCGCTCCTGCTCTGCCTTGCTGCCGGGATCACGGTCCATCAGCTCACTCCCCCGCCCGCCGATACGGTCTCGGTGTTGGCGGCGGCGCGGGATCTCCCCGCAGGCACGGCCTTGACAGCCACGGACCTGACGGCCACGAAAATCCCGCCGGGGATGCTCACTGCCGGGTCCATGTCCGACACCGGTGACGCCGCGGGAAAGCAACTGGCAGCCCCATTGCGGAAGGGCCAACTGGTGACAGACTCCCTGCTGCTGGGTCCCGGCCTCCTGACCGGAACGCCACCGGGCTCCGCAGCCGTGCCCTTGAGGATGGCCGATCCCTCCTCCATCCAGCTCGTATCGCCCGGGCAACTGGTCAACGTGGTGCTGACCGGGGCGAACGGCTACGACCAGCATTCCCCCTCGGAGGTGCTGGCTTCATCCGTTCCCGTCCTGTGGACGTCAGGACAAGGCGGCAAGACGGGTCAGTGGTTGGGCACCGGCGAGACCGACGGGCTGATCGTCGTGGCAGCAGCCCCGGAGCAGGCTGCCCGGCTGGCGGGAGCCTCCACTCAGGGCAAGCTGTTTTTCGTCCTGGTGGGACCCGAGGGCGGGGCCGGGTGACGCCGCTGCAGCCTGGAGGTCAGCCCCAGTGCGGCGGCTTGTTTTCCTTCAGCCATGCGTCGTGATCGTTGTCGGGGCCATCGCCCCAGCGCTTCGGGTCATCCTCCGCAGCCTTGTTGGGCAGGATGCCAGCTGTCCCAGGCAGCTGGCGCTCCGGCACAGCCGCGTTCCCGTTTCGTGCGTCGTCCGCCTGGTCGTTACCGTGTGTATCTGCCTGGTCGGCGTTCCGTGGGGTCACAACAACCGCCTCCTCACTGGCCAGGCGTCCGGCCTGGTCGTCGTTCCTGTCGTTTCCTTCGCTCGCAAGCGCGAGCGGGTCCACGTCCTCGTCAAAGAATCCGCCCGAAGCCGCGCCCCGTCCGGGCGGCAGAATATTCTCAAGGCCCAGGTAACCCGCGATCCGGTCCGCGCAGGCGGACGGGTCCGTGAAGACTTCGATGGTCCACAGCGGCATGTACCGCCAGCCCATCCGTTCCAGCAGCTGCGGACGGAGCCGGCTCCGCTCACGGACACTCATGATGCGGTATTGCTCCGTGCCATCCGATTCGATGGCCACCGGCCGCGGAATCTCGGCGTCGTCCTGCCCCATGGTGCTGAGCGGGTCTGCTGCGGCCACCACGTCAATCACGCCGTCGTACTGGTGCCAGACGCGGGCACCGCGGGCACGCAGCCGGTCACCAAGATCGGCGACGAGGGGATCGGCCCCAAGCGCCTGCTCACTGGCGGCGGCACGCGAGGCCGGAGTTCCGAGATCGGTCTTTCCCGCAATCTCACGGTTCAGGAGCTCGTAGAAGTCCACCGCGCCGTAGGACAGCCGCGTGTGATCGAGGTCTTCGGGCTGGAAACACGTCAGGACGTGGAGTGAACGCCGTGCACGTGTCATCGCCAAAGC
Proteins encoded in this window:
- the galU gene encoding UTP--glucose-1-phosphate uridylyltransferase GalU codes for the protein MTTTQQTVRKAVIPAAGLGTRFLPATKAMPKEMLPVVDKPAIQYVVEEAVNVGLNDILMITGRNKRALEDHFDRVPSLEDTLEAKGDLAKLESIQAASNLGDIHYVRQGDPNGLGHAVLRAKQHVGNEPFAVLLGDDLIDARDELLSTMIEVQSKTGGSVVALIEVEPSQISAYGCADVQEIDGEGYVRINKLVEKPSVDEAPSNLAVIGRYVLHPAVFDVLEHTGPGRGGEIQLTDALQELAAGDGDGYGVYGVVFRGRRYDTGDKLSYLKACVQLAIDSDDLGPGLREWLPGFAAGLAK
- a CDS encoding 5-formyltetrahydrofolate cyclo-ligase — its product is MPQGSSEAKADIRAQHRARRAATDPTQRDAVGAALAVHGTAWAEQLTGGTPSTFCAYLGVAPEPPTLPLIIELHRHGHRVLLPVCEPGRRLSWTYWTPGVEFVRSRYAPVLEPAGPRHGLGIMASVAALFVPATAVDKDGNRIGQGGGYYDVLLGSLAGNGLEIPFAAIVFDSELLPAGSIPAEDFDRRVPAALTPSGLIRLPDPA
- a CDS encoding flavodoxin family protein; this encodes MRAVVVFESLWGNTEQLAREIAAGIGGERTDVVDAASAPSALDSDVDLLVVGGPTHAFSMSTGSTRESAKQQGAEHVPARGIREWIEAHTSPGRAVPVATFDTRVVSPRLPGSAAKKAMKRLVGLGFRPVAKPETFGVHGYAGPVADGELERARRWGAELARLLSHH
- a CDS encoding GNAT family N-acetyltransferase, translating into MRPGSIWPVTLECGDLILRPIRYRDKKEWTEVRGRNSEWLAPWEASNPAPGGALPDYRQMVRSLKIQAAQGTALPFLITERTPRLAAPVIVGQLTVSSIVWGSAMMATLGYWVDQARAGHGIAPTAVAMATDHCFQTLGLHRMEINIRPENGPSLRVVEKLGFRDEGYRPRFLHINGEWADHRTFALTADEVPEGLLAPWLASRS
- a CDS encoding wax ester/triacylglycerol synthase domain-containing protein, which translates into the protein MTQRLAPVDEANLVLDHVGQVNVFLVAGLLAPGGFLAPDGTTDMAELRAALRERIAALPALCRRAVLVGRRHHWIDTAPDLEHHIRLVEPVDGLAGLEHKCAELMSQPLGLDRPLWEILVVPSATAGELGVVLRIHHAVADGMAAVAIVQQLFDAGEPREAPAMARRVRVLTEAPSRTLWQTVRRLRVGLHRIRKTLRGRDIGATVLLGERSAHRGVVFLRTDIEALETAVRTQGATVNDALLAAAASGFRAALTAAGEPIPARLMVSVPVALRRRGTAGNQVGVMLVGLPLREPDPGERLRLIAAQTREEKARARDQGTLEFMRGPIGARILDRVARRQHLVAGIVTNVPGPEGAFRLAGAPVVSLWPVGVLAGNVRFGVAAVSYTGNLFCGIHFDATNVPGAAFARAMGEEMARLGA
- a CDS encoding FmdB family zinc ribbon protein translates to MPTYAYACKDCGHAFDVFQSFTDSTLTSCPECQGALRKKFNSVGVVFKGSGFYRTDSRDAKGSTVSAAPSAPAAAPAPAPATVAAAAS
- the cpaB gene encoding Flp pilus assembly protein CpaB, coding for MPATLFRSSRGSAPPGRPARRPLPSARPRGAGGHRLLSWLGRNRRLAIALLLCLAAGITVHQLTPPPADTVSVLAAARDLPAGTALTATDLTATKIPPGMLTAGSMSDTGDAAGKQLAAPLRKGQLVTDSLLLGPGLLTGTPPGSAAVPLRMADPSSIQLVSPGQLVNVVLTGANGYDQHSPSEVLASSVPVLWTSGQGGKTGQWLGTGETDGLIVVAAAPEQAARLAGASTQGKLFFVLVGPEGGAG